A genomic region of Lysinibacillus sp. 2017 contains the following coding sequences:
- a CDS encoding GNAT family N-acetyltransferase, translating into MIEINTKRLTIIPLTIEHLKLLINNPRELELKLALIESFSDLSSELKNAMEVRRSRALVDELNYIWYTNWIIVSKDKNHHIGGIMLKGLPNKDGEVVIGYYTLTEYQGNGYMTEAVSNLKGWLLSQPNVRFVIADTEKDNIASHRVLEKAGANIYKETEELYFWRFS; encoded by the coding sequence ATGATTGAAATAAATACAAAGAGATTAACAATAATCCCGTTGACTATAGAACACTTGAAATTACTAATTAATAATCCTAGGGAATTGGAATTGAAACTAGCTTTAATCGAATCCTTTAGTGACCTTAGTTCTGAACTTAAAAATGCGATGGAAGTAAGACGCTCTAGGGCATTAGTTGATGAACTAAACTATATATGGTATACCAATTGGATAATTGTTTCGAAAGATAAAAATCATCATATAGGTGGAATAATGTTAAAAGGTCTTCCAAATAAAGATGGTGAAGTAGTGATTGGCTATTATACGCTTACTGAATATCAGGGGAATGGCTATATGACTGAAGCTGTAAGTAATTTAAAAGGCTGGTTATTAAGTCAGCCTAATGTTAGGTTCGTTATTGCCGATACAGAAAAGGATAATATTGCTTCTCATAGGGTATTAGAAAAAGCAGGAGCAAACATATATAAAGAAACAGAAGAATTATACTTTTGGAGATTTTCCTAA
- a CDS encoding TetR/AcrR family transcriptional regulator, protein MENEFIVSSFRKDANKNSSKILKAAIQVFSEQGNDGSIDEIAKLAGVGVGTVYRRFISKEQLAKAVATIIIHEVYEEQEIIKVADISADEKIRKLFGCYANISIKYGKIHQMIVDILVAEDGQDEFSSMFLKSLSNIFTDIIKLGQKQGIFREGDLRIYHIFLENIVTPKVVNDLSKIMPLTHTADLLTDLALNGILIRK, encoded by the coding sequence ATGGAAAATGAATTTATTGTATCTTCCTTTCGAAAAGATGCTAATAAAAATTCCTCAAAAATTTTAAAGGCAGCCATTCAGGTCTTTAGTGAACAAGGCAATGATGGGTCTATTGACGAAATTGCAAAGCTAGCTGGGGTTGGCGTTGGAACGGTGTATAGAAGATTTATCAGTAAAGAACAGCTTGCCAAAGCGGTAGCAACAATCATTATTCATGAAGTATATGAAGAACAAGAAATTATAAAAGTAGCTGATATATCTGCAGATGAAAAAATTAGAAAGCTATTCGGTTGCTATGCAAATATTAGTATTAAATACGGGAAAATACATCAAATGATTGTCGATATTTTGGTAGCTGAAGATGGCCAAGACGAATTTAGTAGCATGTTTTTAAAGAGCTTAAGTAATATATTTACCGATATTATAAAATTAGGTCAAAAACAAGGCATTTTTAGAGAAGGCGATTTACGTATTTATCATATATTTTTAGAAAATATTGTCACGCCAAAAGTAGTGAACGATCTTTCGAAAATCATGCCATTAACGCATACGGCAGATTTATTAACAGACCTTGCTTTAAATGGGATATTAATTAGAAAATGA